In Desulfobacterales bacterium, the genomic window TGCCAGTCACCGGGGTGCAGGCGGATCAAGTTGTTTCCCGCGATTGCCAAGGCCTGCAAGGTAATGCCGTGGGCATGAACATACTTCTGCCGCAGTGCGGCCGGCGTCGTTTTTCTCTCCAAGGCATCCGTCCAATCCGGTATATTGGCGATCACCTCGTTCCAGAAGTCGATGGCAAGTTTTTCCTCGTCGGGCGATATCGCTTCGCCTTTCTCTTTCCGGAGCAGTCGTCTGGTGGCTTGGTGGATGCTGCTCATGGTGAAAAGCTTCCGGGACCGGTTGGAAATCGAAGTTTTCGATTTTTCGGTCAATGCCTGAAACAGCGGAATCGTTTCGATTAATCTCTCTGTCAGCCTGACCATCGGGTCGGTGCGGGAGACCCTTTTTCGAGCCTGCAACAGGGCCTGAGTCCGCTCGATCTCCGCAGCCAGTTCCTTTTCATCGGGCAGGGCGGTCCGGTACTCCGAGGCCATCACCTTGTTCGGAAGACCTTCCAGCGCGTACCGGGCCACGGCCTCGTTTTTCTGGGCGCAGAGAATCAGCCCTACCGGCGGGTTTTCACCTTCGTGTATCCAGTGTTCCCGCGCGTAGTTGAGATAGAGATGCATCTGTCCGGCGTCGGCATGGGTGAATTTACCGATCTTCAGGTCGATGATCACCAGACATCGCAGGCGACGATGGAAAAAGACCAGATCCACCCGATACCATTCATCACCGATGCGCAGACGTTTCTGCCGTCCGATGAAACAGAAATCACTGCCAAGCTCCAGAAGGAAAGTCTCCAGGTGGCGGATCAAGGCCTCTTCAAGGTCGGATTCGGAATACTCGTCCTTGAGGCCGAGGAATTCAAGCACAAAGGGGTCTTTGATTTCCTCCTCGGGAAGCACACGATCTTCAGGCAGTAGCTTTTGTCCCTTGGTCAGCATGGCGGCCTTGTTTCGTGACAGGGCTGTTCGTTCGTAGAACTGGGAATTGATCTGCCGGTCGAGTTGCCGTACCGTCCAACCGCCGCGCCGGGCCTCTTCTTCATAGAAGCGACGGGCGTTGTCGTTTTTCACGGAAAGAAGACGGACATAGGCGGACCAGGGCAGAGGGAAACATGAGGCCAGGTTAAGCGGATTCAATTCCGCAGACGCTGTCTGCTCTTTTTCCGGCAACCCGGTTTTATCGATCAATGTTTGGCCCTTCGGAGGGGCGGCATGGTCTGAGGAAATACGCAACGGAATCGCGTATTTTTCTGTCTGGTCTTTATCAGGCAATTTACGCGACAGTGTCGCGTAAATTCGTTCAGAGGGGTAAATGAGGTAGAAGGCTCGAAATCGTTGAAGATTATCAACTCCAAACCCGCGCCCATAGCATTTGCCGAGATCGGCAGATAACCGCTTGAGCAATTCCTCACCATATTGGGCGCGTTTTTTCCCTTCCTGCTCATATTCAACGATTCGGCGACCGATCAGCCAATACGCTGCCGTCATGATACTATTGACGGAACGGGCCGCCGATCTCCTGGCCGCCGCGATGACATCGGATATATCACCAAGGACGATATCGTACTGTCTCCCCAGCTCGGCGTCCTGCTCCTTAGGCTTTTTCTTCACTGATTCCTCTTTGTCCCTTGTTTATTGAATCCCGATTTTAGCCAGTACCTCTTCCCTCTTTTGCCAGTCTTTTTTCAGAATAGAGTCAATATCGCTGTAGATGGCTGAGCGTCTGCCCATCCCATGCTGGCGTCTCTCCGCGTCAAAAAGTTGGGTGAGGAGTATAACCGGCACATCATACTCTTCGCAGACTTCCTGCAGAATTTGATGCTCAAGGCCGCCCATCCCGGACCAGTCGTCTTTGGGAACATGGAGTTTTTTTCCGGTTACCTGTTCATGGATTTGCGGCAACGAGTCCGGCCAATCCCCTTCCTCGAAAAGCCACAGCTGCCTTATTTTAAGCAATTCCGCTTCGGAAATAAGCTGCTCTTCCGGATTGGGGCTGTTTTTCCGCAAAGCTGCTTGCGTTTCCAGCAAACGCCGCAGGATTTCTTGACGGAAAGAAAAAAGGTACGGTCCCCAGATAAGTTTTTTAGAACCGTCGATTTCTTTATATTGGACCTTGCCGGATCTTCTCCTGAAATCGCGTATCTTTTTTTTCCCCTCGGGATTTTGTGTGGTCGCAAGCCAATCACGGAAATCAAGCAGGGGCTGTAGCCATTCCTCTCCCTTGTTAATCATCGATTCCATGGAGGTGTCTTTTGCCACTACCGTGCAGGTCCAGCAGCCGAAACGACTGTTGCCGCAGGGCGGGGTAGTCTTGTCTATCACCAGAGGGCACTCGCCATCCTGAGCATTTTTATACATGGAAAGCAGCTCTTCATTATCATTTTCCCATGGTGAGGGCGTGGAAAGGAGAAAAAACATAGGTGTCCCGGTTCTCAACGACATACCGGGAGATCGGGGCCACCCGGCCCTTATTCATTACGCGTTGGGCCTGCAATTCCGGGGACAGGTCGTTTTCACCATTACGGAAAATGGCCGGCAGCAACTTGAGCGGGCACATGGTAACGTAGTATTCCCGCCCCGCCTGAATCCCTCGGATGGCAGGGAAGGAATAGGTGTACTCGCGGGCCAGTTTGTTGTTTTTCATACAGATTTCAGGCGTTCGACCGTGCGGAGGTTTGGATTTTTTTTCGTGGTTGGCTTGAAAGAGGCCAGAATAACAATTTGTCCAGGGAAGTCAACAAGCAAACTTCCAAGAGTAAAAACAGACTTCCTTTACCTGTGTCAGAGGACGGTCGAGGGGGGGACTATCAACGGTAAGGCTGGGACGTTAGCGATAAAAACAACGCGTAGATAGAGGGACAGGGCGAGTAGAGGCGGGATAAAACCGGCCGGCTCGAACTACGGCCAGCGCTGGGCGTGGTGGAGAAGGCGGAGTATCTGGACCGCGCCTTTTCTTATCCAGTAAACAGCAATGAACGGGGTTCCGGAGACAACCAGTTCCTTTGTGTCTGAAAGCCGGCCCGGTCTGCCCAAATTCGGGTGATCGCGGAGGTATTCCACTGCCTCCTTGACCTTGTCGGCCATCCGTTCTGCGGCTTTTGGATTTTCCTGGGCAATATATTCACCGGCGGCAACCAGATCATGAAGGGCGGGAACCGTCCACTCCAGTTTACGCATTCTTGCCCCAGGTGTTCAAAATGGCCACCGCCTGTTCGTGACTTTTCACATCATTGTTTTTTGCAGCGGCAATTCCTTGCTTGATCGCCTCTACATGCCATTCCTGGACATTGATAAACTCCTCAATGGCCTGTGCGGCTAAAAATGATTTTGAGCGGTGGGTTGATTTCGACAAGGCAGCCAACCGGTTGGCCACTTCCGGTGATACCCGTGCGGAAACCAGAATCGTCTCACTCATAACAAGCCTCTCTATTAAGTATACATTGTCATCAGATTTGATGATATCATACGTCCTTCAAAAACACAAAAAACGTTAAGGGTAATTCCGTGTGGAAATGCGGGACGGTGAAAATGCGCGTGAAAATGCGGGACGGTGTTTTCACAATTAACAAACTTATCCTTGGGATGCTCTTTTTAAAGATAAGGAGAATTGGGACCGGACATAGGCGGACCAGGGAAGGGGAATCTTGAGGCGATGCTGGAAAGAGCCAATTCCGCAGACACTGTCTGCGGAATTGGCCACGCGAGGAAGAACGCCTTCATCTGCCAAACATTGCGAACCGAGCCCCCCTGCCATAGCGAAAGGACAGATCGGCGGCCAAACGTTCGATGAGTTCCTTGTCATATTCTGGCGGTTGTCATGATACAATTGACGGAACGGGCCGCCGACCTCCTTGCCGCATCGATGAGATCGGATATGTCCCCAAGCACGGAATCGTATCGTTTTTTCAGCCCGGTGTCCTGTTTTCTCGGCTTTCTCGTCTGACCAGCGCCGAACACGGTTTCTGGAGATGCCGCCACTGCGAGGGTGTCCACGGGAGAGGATTAGGGATATTGCCAGTTTTCCTTAATGTCAGAGAAAGGCAGCACCGTGATCCTGTCATCCAGGATGTATTTTTCCTGACCGGGATAGACAATCCAGAGATGCTCGAGTTCCAGATCCTGTAGAACCGATGTCATTGACCGTGTGCGGCGCGGTGCATCGGCGTATTTGAACTCCACCCCCCAATTCCGCCCATGATGCTGCCAGAAAAGGTCCAGTTCGGCTCCGGCATGTGTCCGCCAGAAATAAAAATCTTCGTCCGGCTTGCCCACGGCCCGGCAGACGATTTCCAGGGCAAACCCCTCCCAGGACGCCCCGAGCTTTGGGTGCGAGTGCAACTGATCGTGAGTGAAAATGGTCATAAAATAATGAAAAATACCGGAGTCGCGTAGATAGATCTTCGGCCGTTTGACAAGCCGTTTTGAGACATTAGCATACCAGGCCGGCAGGGTCCGCACCATGAAGGTGCCGGTCAGGATGTCTACATATTTTCTGACAGTCATGTCGGAAATGCCAAAGGACTTGCCGAGTTCCGAGTAATTGAGGATCTGGCCGTGATAATGGCCCAGCATCGCCCAGAAGCGCCGCAGGGTACGGGCCGGGATATTAATTCCCAGTTGGGGAATATCCCGCTCCATGAACGTGGCGACATAATGCTCCAGCCAGGTAAAGGCATCGCCGTCATCCAACGCCAGAAAGGCCCGCGGGAACCCCCCGCGCAGCCACAAACGGTCGGGATCATCAATATCATGCGAAGAAAAACCGCCAAGATGATAATAACCGATCCGGCCGGCAAGCGTTTCACTGCTCTGCCGAATCAGATCGCGGGAGGCGCTGCCAAGGATGACATATTTCTGTTGCGGCAGGGTATCGACCAGATAACGAAGCAGTGGAAAGAGATCAGGCACACGTTGGATTTCATCGATTATAATCAGCCCGGCAAGTTTCTCCAGAGTGAGTTGCGGGGTCTCCAGCCTGGCCAGATCGCGCGGATTTTCAAGGTCAAAATAATGGTCAGCGGCCAGGGTTTTGGCCAGGGTTGTCTTACCGCATTGGCGGGCTCCCAGAATGGCGGTCACCGGAAACATCCGCAGGAGGCGACCAAGGCGATCAATGTCTTGTTTTCGATGAATGAACATGTGCAGCCCTACTTATCATTGAAATTTCAAACAGAGTATATGATTTTTCAATGATAAGCAACTAAAATACATGCCTGTCACTGGAAGTCAAGCTTCCAATATGCAATGACAGATGGAAGTGGGTGGCAAGAGTGTGGACTGTGAACGGAGAGCGGACAGGGGAAATTCCTGGAACCGGCGGGCGGGGTCGTGGTATAAGGGGCAGGTCCCGGCCTTGGGGAATACAGGAGTTATCCATGGCCTCCCAGCGTGAAACTAAAGTCAACCATGGAACTGGCCGCCACCTTCAAAATACTGTTCACCTTTGCCGGGGTGTTGCTCCTCAACCGGTTGCGCCTCTCCCTGGGGTTGGCCCTGCTCCTGGGCGGTCTGGTTCTGGACCTCTGGAGCGGCCGGGGGCCGGCCACGGTGGGCGTTGATCTCGGCCAGGCCCTGCTCCGTCCCGAACTCTGGCTGCTGGTGGTCAACATCATCCTGATCATCGAGGTGGGCTCTTTCATGGCAGCCGATGCCAACGCCAGGGTGATCATCAACTCGGCCCGTCGCTTTGGCGGGAAACACGGTAAATTCCTCAGCCTGATCCTGATTCCAGCGGCCATCGGCCTGGTGCCCATGCCCGGCGGCGCCCTGTTCTCAGCGCCGCTCATCGACCAGACCGTCAATAAAAACAACACCACCCCGGAGTGGAAGGCCGCGGTCAACTACTGGTTCCGCCACATCCTCGAATACTGGTGGCCGCTCTATCCGGTAGTTATCATCACCCTGTCCATCTTTACCGTGTCTACCTGGCAGTTCATGGCCCTGCAGATCCCCTTTACCCTGTTCAGCATCGGGGCCGGTTATTTTTTCCTGCTCAGATCCCATCCCGATGCCCTCCCCTCCGGGCCGGTTGCAACCAGAGAGGCCGGAGAACGATTGCTGCCGGTGCTGCTGCCGATTCTGATCATCGTCCTGACCACCCTTGTCCTGCCCGAGCCCTTGCGCGCCGTGCTGCCCGATGGTGGCAGCACGGTGCGCAAGATGCTGGCCATGCTGGCCGGACTCCTGATCGCCTTAGGCCTGATCCGGCGCAGCTCGCGCCAACAGAACGGCCCGGGCCTGTTCACCAACCTGCTTACCAGAAAAACCGGCAACGTGGCCCTTACCCTGATCGGGGTGATGGTCTTTCAATCCCTGCTGGGCGGGTCCCAGCTCCTGCCCCTGGCCGGCCGGGAGCTGGCCGCCTCCCAGGTACCGGTGTCGATCATCGTTGCCTTTCTCCCCTTTCTGGCCGGACTGGTCACCGGCATTGCCATGGGCTTTGCCGGCGCCGCCTTTCCCCTGGTGGTCGGCCTGCTCGAGGTGGGCGCCGCCGGGCTCACCCCGCTCTCTACCCTGGTACTCGCCTTCAGCATGGGCTATGCCGGAATGATGCTGTCGCCGGTCCATCTCTGTTTCGTGCTGACCAAGGATTTTTTTGCGGCCCCCTTTATCCGGGTGTACCGTCATATCCTGCCCTGCGTGGCCAGCATCATGGCGGCGGGGATTATCATGTCGGTGCTGTTGGGGCGATTGGGTTGGTAAAAAAAGGGAGCTGAACCATGCCGGTATTCAGGCTGAGCGATAACATCCTTTTTCCGCCCACCGAACTGGCCGAGCCGGACGGCTTGCTGG contains:
- a CDS encoding PDDEXK nuclease domain-containing protein, coding for MKKKPKEQDAELGRQYDIVLGDISDVIAAARRSAARSVNSIMTAAYWLIGRRIVEYEQEGKKRAQYGEELLKRLSADLGKCYGRGFGVDNLQRFRAFYLIYPSERIYATLSRKLPDKDQTEKYAIPLRISSDHAAPPKGQTLIDKTGLPEKEQTASAELNPLNLASCFPLPWSAYVRLLSVKNDNARRFYEEEARRGGWTVRQLDRQINSQFYERTALSRNKAAMLTKGQKLLPEDRVLPEEEIKDPFVLEFLGLKDEYSESDLEEALIRHLETFLLELGSDFCFIGRQKRLRIGDEWYRVDLVFFHRRLRCLVIIDLKIGKFTHADAGQMHLYLNYAREHWIHEGENPPVGLILCAQKNEAVARYALEGLPNKVMASEYRTALPDEKELAAEIERTQALLQARKRVSRTDPMVRLTERLIETIPLFQALTEKSKTSISNRSRKLFTMSSIHQATRRLLRKEKGEAISPDEEKLAIDFWNEVIANIPDWTDALERKTTPAALRQKYVHAHGITLQALAIAGNNLIRLHPGDWQQRLRGIRTLDWRRANTILWEGKALVGGRMSRYKHSLTLTADVIMNSLGLPIDHDEAA
- a CDS encoding DGQHR domain-containing protein, with product MKNNKLAREYTYSFPAIRGIQAGREYYVTMCPLKLLPAIFRNGENDLSPELQAQRVMNKGRVAPISRYVVENRDTYVFSPFHALTMGK
- a CDS encoding type II toxin-antitoxin system RelE/ParE family toxin, whose translation is MRKLEWTVPALHDLVAAGEYIAQENPKAAERMADKVKEAVEYLRDHPNLGRPGRLSDTKELVVSGTPFIAVYWIRKGAVQILRLLHHAQRWP
- a CDS encoding CopG family transcriptional regulator, producing the protein MSETILVSARVSPEVANRLAALSKSTHRSKSFLAAQAIEEFINVQEWHVEAIKQGIAAAKNNDVKSHEQAVAILNTWGKNA
- a CDS encoding ATP-binding protein, encoding MFPVTAILGARQCGKTTLAKTLAADHYFDLENPRDLARLETPQLTLEKLAGLIIIDEIQRVPDLFPLLRYLVDTLPQQKYVILGSASRDLIRQSSETLAGRIGYYHLGGFSSHDIDDPDRLWLRGGFPRAFLALDDGDAFTWLEHYVATFMERDIPQLGINIPARTLRRFWAMLGHYHGQILNYSELGKSFGISDMTVRKYVDILTGTFMVRTLPAWYANVSKRLVKRPKIYLRDSGIFHYFMTIFTHDQLHSHPKLGASWEGFALEIVCRAVGKPDEDFYFWRTHAGAELDLFWQHHGRNWGVEFKYADAPRRTRSMTSVLQDLELEHLWIVYPGQEKYILDDRITVLPFSDIKENWQYP
- a CDS encoding DUF401 family protein — translated: MKLKSTMELAATFKILFTFAGVLLLNRLRLSLGLALLLGGLVLDLWSGRGPATVGVDLGQALLRPELWLLVVNIILIIEVGSFMAADANARVIINSARRFGGKHGKFLSLILIPAAIGLVPMPGGALFSAPLIDQTVNKNNTTPEWKAAVNYWFRHILEYWWPLYPVVIITLSIFTVSTWQFMALQIPFTLFSIGAGYFFLLRSHPDALPSGPVATREAGERLLPVLLPILIIVLTTLVLPEPLRAVLPDGGSTVRKMLAMLAGLLIALGLIRRSSRQQNGPGLFTNLLTRKTGNVALTLIGVMVFQSLLGGSQLLPLAGRELAASQVPVSIIVAFLPFLAGLVTGIAMGFAGAAFPLVVGLLEVGAAGLTPLSTLVLAFSMGYAGMMLSPVHLCFVLTKDFFAAPFIRVYRHILPCVASIMAAGIIMSVLLGRLGW